A window from Pseudomonas kribbensis encodes these proteins:
- a CDS encoding NorM family multidrug efflux MATE transporter yields the protein MQRPVRTELWAILRLAGPLIASQLAHMLMVLTDTLMMARLSPEALAGGGLGAASYSFVSIFCIGVIAAVGTLVAIRQGAGDIIGAARLTQAGLWLAWLMALGAGLLLWNLKPVLLLFGQTETNVNAAGQFLIALPFALPGYLSFMALRGFTSAIGRATPVMVISLAGTVANFLLNYALITGMFGLPKLGLTGIGLVTAIVANCMALALAWHIRRHPAYDAYPLREGLSRPNRQYLKELWRLGLPIGGTYAVEVGLFAFAALCMGTMGSTQLAAHQIALQIVSVAFMVPAGMSYAITMRVGQHYGAGQLNDARMSGRVGIVFGAVVMLGFAMVFWLLPNQLVGLFLDHNDPAFAEVIRLAVSLLAVAAWFELFDGTQTIAMGCIRGLKDAKTTFLVGLGCYWLIGAPAAWLMAFHLHWGPTGVWWGLALGLACAAISLTLAFEWKMKRMIRLEPQSRGFKIAQPE from the coding sequence ATGCAGCGTCCTGTGCGTACCGAACTCTGGGCCATCCTGCGGCTGGCGGGGCCGTTGATCGCCTCGCAGTTGGCGCACATGTTGATGGTGCTGACCGACACCCTGATGATGGCCCGCCTCAGCCCCGAAGCGCTGGCCGGCGGCGGGCTGGGCGCGGCCAGCTACTCGTTCGTGTCGATCTTCTGCATCGGCGTGATCGCGGCGGTCGGCACCCTGGTGGCAATCCGTCAGGGTGCCGGCGACATTATCGGCGCCGCCAGACTGACCCAGGCCGGGCTGTGGCTGGCGTGGCTGATGGCGCTGGGCGCCGGGTTGCTGCTGTGGAACCTCAAACCGGTGCTGCTGCTGTTCGGCCAGACCGAGACCAACGTCAACGCCGCCGGACAGTTTCTGATCGCCCTGCCGTTCGCCCTGCCCGGCTACCTGAGCTTCATGGCCCTGCGCGGCTTCACCAGCGCGATTGGCCGGGCGACGCCGGTGATGGTCATCAGCCTCGCCGGCACCGTGGCCAACTTCCTGCTCAATTACGCGTTGATCACCGGCATGTTCGGCCTGCCGAAACTGGGGCTGACCGGTATCGGCCTGGTCACGGCGATTGTCGCCAACTGCATGGCACTGGCACTGGCGTGGCATATCCGTCGGCATCCGGCCTATGACGCTTACCCGCTGCGCGAGGGCCTGTCGCGGCCGAACCGGCAGTACCTGAAAGAACTCTGGCGCCTGGGCCTGCCGATCGGCGGCACCTACGCGGTGGAAGTCGGACTGTTCGCCTTCGCGGCGCTGTGCATGGGCACCATGGGCAGCACCCAACTGGCGGCGCACCAGATCGCCCTGCAAATCGTCTCGGTGGCGTTCATGGTGCCGGCGGGCATGTCCTACGCGATCACCATGCGCGTCGGCCAGCACTACGGCGCCGGGCAATTGAACGATGCGCGAATGTCCGGGCGGGTCGGAATCGTCTTTGGTGCAGTGGTGATGCTGGGGTTTGCGATGGTGTTCTGGCTGTTGCCGAACCAGTTGGTCGGTTTGTTCCTCGACCATAACGACCCGGCGTTTGCCGAGGTAATTCGGCTGGCCGTGAGCCTGCTGGCGGTGGCGGCATGGTTCGAGCTGTTCGACGGCACGCAGACGATTGCCATGGGCTGCATCCGCGGACTCAAGGATGCCAAGACCACCTTCCTGGTCGGGCTCGGTTGCTACTGGCTGATCGGCGCGCCGGCAGCGTGGTTGATGGCGTTCCATCTGCACTGGGGGCCGACCGGTGTCTGGTGGGGGCTGGCGCTGGGCCTGGCCTGCGCAGCGATCAGCCTGACGCTGGCGTTCGAATGGAAGATGAAGCGGATGATCCGACTGGAGCCGCAATCTCGAGGATTCAAGATCGCTCAGCCGGAATGA
- a CDS encoding putative bifunctional diguanylate cyclase/phosphodiesterase, which translates to MTTPVEPLRLLLLAEEPAWTALLRECLAPLGSAAVLISAPSWESVSSLFEDNRHAVLLTVPALQPAPGRCSLPTVLLLEREPAIAPDGVSDWLVFDALDAGMLRRCLRHVRERGVLENTLQRLAEQDPLTGIANRQGFQTLLTARLAENDGRGLALGHLDLDNFRYANDALGHQAGDRLILQVVARLKSQLEAGDQLARLGSDEFALLIDTRRAPQRAEWMAERITEALAEPYWIDGESLLIGSSLGIAHARAQGGADPLMWHAHIAMQQAKSTQGCTFHIFNERINRNARSIADLESELRRALRRDELELHYQPRLDMQDGQIVGLEALVRWRHSERGLLPPSEFVPLAEQSGLIVPLGYWVISRALRDMQALRERGLPALHMAINLSFRQFQDSQLLPTLSRLIAERGVEAQWLEFELTETAVMRRSDLVKQTMDALGRLGVRFSLDDFGTGFSSFVHLNSLPITLLKIDKSFVGGMEQREENRKLVHAMINLAHNLHLEVVAEGVETREQLDLLRGFGCDQVQGYLISKPLPLAELVDYLIADASQPPLGIVV; encoded by the coding sequence TTGACTACGCCTGTCGAACCCTTGCGTTTGCTGCTACTGGCCGAAGAGCCAGCGTGGACAGCGTTATTGCGCGAGTGTCTGGCTCCGTTGGGGAGCGCGGCGGTGCTGATCAGCGCGCCGAGCTGGGAGTCGGTCAGCAGTCTGTTCGAAGACAACCGCCATGCGGTGTTGTTGACCGTTCCCGCTTTGCAGCCGGCCCCCGGCCGTTGCAGCCTGCCGACCGTGTTGCTGCTGGAACGCGAACCGGCGATCGCGCCCGATGGCGTCAGCGACTGGCTGGTGTTCGATGCCCTCGATGCCGGCATGCTTCGTCGTTGCCTGCGCCATGTGCGCGAACGCGGCGTGCTGGAAAACACCCTGCAACGTCTGGCCGAACAGGATCCCTTGACCGGCATCGCTAACCGTCAGGGCTTCCAGACCCTGCTGACAGCGCGCCTTGCCGAAAATGACGGTCGCGGTCTGGCCCTCGGGCACCTCGATCTCGACAACTTCCGCTACGCCAACGACGCCCTCGGCCATCAGGCCGGTGACCGGTTGATCCTGCAAGTGGTCGCCCGGCTGAAAAGCCAGCTGGAGGCCGGCGATCAACTGGCGCGCCTGGGCAGCGATGAATTTGCCCTGCTGATCGACACCCGCCGTGCCCCGCAACGGGCCGAATGGATGGCCGAACGCATTACCGAAGCCTTGGCCGAGCCTTACTGGATCGACGGTGAAAGCCTGCTGATCGGCTCCAGTCTGGGCATTGCACACGCCCGCGCCCAGGGTGGTGCCGATCCATTGATGTGGCATGCGCACATCGCCATGCAGCAGGCCAAAAGCACCCAGGGCTGCACCTTTCACATCTTCAACGAACGAATCAACCGTAATGCCCGCAGCATCGCCGACCTCGAAAGCGAACTGCGCCGGGCGTTGCGCCGCGACGAACTGGAACTGCATTACCAGCCACGCCTGGACATGCAGGACGGTCAGATCGTCGGCCTCGAAGCCCTGGTGCGCTGGCGTCACAGCGAACGCGGCCTGTTGCCGCCAAGCGAATTCGTGCCGCTGGCCGAGCAAAGCGGTCTGATCGTGCCGCTGGGTTACTGGGTGATTTCCCGGGCCCTGCGCGACATGCAGGCGTTGCGCGAGCGCGGATTGCCAGCGCTGCATATGGCGATCAACCTGTCGTTCCGCCAGTTTCAGGACAGCCAGTTGCTGCCGACGCTCAGCCGCTTGATCGCCGAGCGCGGGGTCGAGGCGCAATGGCTGGAGTTCGAACTCACCGAAACTGCCGTGATGCGTCGCAGCGATCTGGTCAAACAGACCATGGACGCTCTCGGTCGCCTCGGCGTGCGTTTTTCGCTGGATGATTTCGGCACCGGGTTTTCGTCGTTCGTGCACCTCAACAGTCTGCCGATCACCTTGCTGAAGATCGACAAGAGCTTCGTCGGCGGCATGGAGCAGCGCGAAGAAAACCGCAAACTGGTGCACGCGATGATCAACCTCGCGCACAACCTGCACCTGGAAGTGGTCGCCGAAGGGGTAGAAACCCGGGAGCAACTGGATCTGTTGCGCGGATTCGGCTGCGATCAGGTGCAGGGTTACCTGATCAGCAAGCCATTGCCGTTGGCGGAGCTGGTTGACTATCTGATTGCTGACGCCAGCCAGCCTCCGCTGGGTATTGTGGTCTGA
- the rep gene encoding DNA helicase Rep codes for MSRLNPRQQEAVNYVGGPLLVLAGAGSGKTSVITRKIAHLIQNCGIRAQYIVAMTFTNKAAREMKERVGTLLRPGEGRGLTVCTFHNLGLNIIRKEHERLGYKPGFSIFDETDVKSLMTDIMQKEYAGDDGVDEIKNMIGAWKNDLILPAVALENARNPKEQTAAIVYTHYQRTLKAFNAVDFDDLILLPVKLFEEHADILEKWQNKVRYLLVDEYQDTNASQYLLVKMLIGKRNQFTVVGDDDQSIYAWRGARPENLMLLKDDYPSLKVVMLEQNYRSTSRILRCANVLISNNPHEFEKQLWSEMGHGDEIRVIRCRNEDAEAERVAMEILSLHLRTDRPYSDFAILYRGNYQAKLIELKLQHHQVPYRLSGGNSFFGRQEVKDLMAYFRLIVNPDDDNAFLRVINVPRREIGSTTLEKLGNYATERKISMYAATDELGLGEHLDSRFTDRLSRFKRFMDKVREQCAGEDPISALRSMVMDIDYENWLRTNSSSDKAADYRMSNVWFLIEALKNTLEKDEDGEMTVEDAIGKLVLRDMLERQQEEEDGAEGVQMMTLHASKGLEFPYVFIMGMEEEILPHRSSIEADTIEEERRLAYVGITRARQTLAFTFAAKRKQYGEIIDCAPSRFLDELPPDDLAWEGNDDTPTEVKAVRGNSALADIRAMLKR; via the coding sequence ATGTCCCGACTCAATCCCCGGCAGCAAGAAGCCGTGAACTACGTCGGCGGCCCTCTATTGGTGCTCGCCGGTGCTGGCTCCGGCAAGACCAGCGTGATCACGCGCAAGATTGCGCACCTGATCCAGAACTGCGGCATCCGTGCCCAGTACATCGTCGCCATGACCTTCACCAACAAGGCCGCGCGCGAAATGAAGGAACGGGTCGGCACCCTGCTGCGTCCCGGCGAAGGTCGCGGCCTGACGGTCTGTACCTTCCACAACCTGGGCCTGAACATCATCCGCAAGGAACATGAACGGCTGGGCTACAAACCCGGTTTCTCGATCTTCGACGAGACCGACGTCAAGTCGCTGATGACCGACATCATGCAGAAGGAATACGCAGGCGACGACGGCGTCGACGAGATCAAGAACATGATCGGCGCCTGGAAGAACGACCTGATCCTGCCGGCCGTGGCCCTGGAAAACGCCCGCAACCCCAAGGAACAGACCGCCGCCATCGTCTACACCCACTATCAGCGCACGCTCAAGGCGTTCAACGCGGTGGACTTCGACGACCTGATCCTGCTGCCGGTGAAACTCTTCGAAGAACACGCCGACATCCTCGAAAAGTGGCAGAACAAGGTGCGCTACCTGCTGGTGGACGAATACCAGGACACCAACGCCAGCCAGTATTTGCTGGTGAAAATGCTCATCGGCAAACGCAACCAGTTCACCGTGGTGGGCGACGACGACCAGTCGATCTACGCCTGGCGCGGCGCGCGGCCGGAAAACCTGATGCTGCTCAAGGACGACTATCCGTCCCTGAAAGTGGTGATGCTGGAGCAGAACTACCGCTCCACCAGCCGCATCCTGCGCTGCGCCAACGTCCTGATTTCGAACAACCCGCACGAATTCGAAAAGCAGCTGTGGAGTGAGATGGGCCACGGCGACGAGATCCGCGTGATCCGCTGCCGCAACGAGGACGCCGAAGCCGAGCGCGTGGCCATGGAAATCCTCAGCCTGCACTTGCGCACCGACCGCCCGTACAGCGATTTCGCGATCCTCTATCGCGGCAACTACCAGGCCAAGCTGATCGAGCTGAAACTGCAGCACCACCAGGTGCCGTACCGTCTGAGCGGCGGCAACAGCTTCTTCGGGCGCCAGGAAGTGAAAGACTTGATGGCCTACTTCCGCCTGATCGTGAACCCGGACGACGACAACGCCTTCCTGCGGGTGATCAACGTGCCGCGCCGGGAAATCGGCTCGACGACCCTGGAAAAACTCGGCAACTACGCCACCGAACGCAAGATCTCGATGTACGCCGCCACCGATGAACTCGGCCTGGGCGAACATCTGGACAGCCGCTTCACCGATCGCCTGTCGCGCTTCAAGCGCTTCATGGACAAGGTGCGCGAGCAGTGCGCCGGCGAAGACCCGATCTCCGCCTTGCGCAGCATGGTCATGGACATCGACTACGAGAACTGGCTGCGCACCAACAGTTCCAGCGACAAGGCTGCGGACTACCGGATGAGCAACGTCTGGTTCCTGATCGAAGCCTTGAAGAACACCCTGGAAAAAGACGAAGACGGCGAAATGACCGTCGAGGACGCCATCGGCAAACTCGTCCTGCGAGACATGCTGGAACGTCAGCAGGAAGAAGAGGACGGCGCCGAAGGCGTGCAGATGATGACCCTGCATGCGTCCAAGGGTCTGGAATTCCCTTACGTGTTCATCATGGGCATGGAAGAGGAAATCCTCCCGCACCGTTCCAGCATCGAAGCCGACACCATCGAAGAAGAACGCCGCCTGGCCTACGTGGGCATCACCCGCGCGCGCCAGACCCTCGCGTTCACCTTCGCCGCCAAGCGCAAACAGTACGGCGAGATCATCGACTGCGCGCCCAGCCGCTTCCTCGATGAGCTGCCGCCGGACGACCTGGCCTGGGAAGGCAACGACGACACACCGACCGAAGTCAAAGCCGTGCGGGGCAATAGCGCACTGGCTGATATACGCGCGATGTTAAAGCGCTAG
- a CDS encoding xanthine phosphoribosyltransferase yields MEALHQKIREQGIVLSDQVLKVDAFLNHQIDPALMKLIGDEFASLFKDSGITKIVTIEASGIAPAIMTGLNLGVPVIFARKQQSLTLTENLLSATVYSFTKKTESTVAISPRHLTSSDRVLIIDDFLANGKASQALISIIKQAGATVAGLGIVIEKSFQGGRAELDSQGYRVESLARVKSLKDGVVTFIE; encoded by the coding sequence ATGGAAGCATTGCACCAGAAAATCCGCGAACAAGGCATCGTGCTTTCCGACCAGGTCCTGAAGGTCGACGCCTTCCTGAACCACCAGATCGACCCGGCCCTGATGAAGCTGATCGGCGACGAATTCGCCTCGCTGTTCAAGGATTCCGGCATCACCAAGATCGTCACCATCGAAGCGTCGGGCATCGCCCCGGCGATCATGACCGGCCTGAACCTCGGCGTGCCGGTGATCTTCGCCCGCAAGCAACAGTCCCTGACCCTGACTGAAAACCTGCTGTCGGCGACCGTCTACTCGTTCACCAAGAAGACCGAAAGCACCGTGGCCATCTCCCCGCGTCACCTGACCAGCAGCGACCGCGTGCTGATCATCGACGACTTCCTGGCCAACGGTAAGGCGTCCCAGGCGCTGATTTCGATCATCAAGCAGGCCGGCGCTACCGTCGCGGGCCTGGGCATCGTGATCGAGAAGTCATTCCAGGGCGGCCGTGCGGAGCTGGACTCGCAGGGTTATCGCGTCGAGTCGCTGGCTCGCGTGAAGTCGCTAAAGGATGGCGTCGTGACCTTCATCGAGTAA
- a CDS encoding acetyl-CoA hydrolase/transferase C-terminal domain-containing protein, with the protein MVQLCSIEQAVDDVLARLPAHIHMGLPLGLGKPNPFVNALYRRVAGLPERQLTIYTALCLGRPALGDGLQKRFIEPFVERVFGDYPELEFLADLRRDSLPANIRIEQFFMQPGSLLNSAPAQQDYVSSNYSHAARDINAAGLNLVAQLLASSSEYPDRLSLSCNPDITLDLFPMIAKRRAAGETILLVGQVHTELPYMPGDAEVDIDTFDLLIDEKDNSTLFSTPNMPVGFQDHFIGLHASTLVRDGGTLQIGIGSMGDALTAALLARQADNAGYRELLADVNLSQWAQLIEREGGIEPFAKGLYGCSEMFVNGLLVLADAGIIRRKVYPDVQTQEQANAGTLDEAAQTDGISVHGGFFLGPRSFYERLRELPHSKRLEFNMTRISYINELYGQEELKRLQRLDARFINTVFTMTLLGAGVADQLQDGRVLSGVGGQYNFVAQGHALHDARSILLLRSWRESGGDVSSNIVWEYGHCTIPRHLRDIVVTEYGIADLRGKSDAVVIEALLNISDSRFQQGLIEQAQKVGKLPKDFRLDPRFTDNTPQRLQAIAARHPNLFPEYPLGCDFNEVEKDLLRALNWLKSKFKLTEILELGKAALDAPEASLYPEHLARMQLTHPEGLKEDLFQRLLLTGLKATAQ; encoded by the coding sequence ATGGTGCAGTTGTGTTCGATCGAACAGGCAGTGGACGACGTGCTGGCACGGTTGCCGGCGCACATCCACATGGGCCTGCCGCTGGGGCTGGGCAAACCCAATCCCTTCGTCAACGCGCTGTATCGGCGGGTTGCCGGACTGCCCGAGCGGCAACTGACGATCTACACCGCCCTGTGCCTCGGCCGCCCGGCCCTGGGCGATGGCTTGCAGAAGCGCTTCATCGAACCCTTCGTCGAGCGGGTGTTCGGTGATTACCCGGAGCTGGAATTTCTCGCCGACCTGCGCCGCGACAGCCTGCCGGCCAACATCCGCATCGAGCAGTTCTTCATGCAGCCCGGCAGCCTGCTCAACAGCGCGCCGGCCCAGCAGGACTACGTCAGCAGCAACTACAGCCACGCGGCCCGCGACATCAACGCCGCCGGGCTGAACCTGGTGGCACAGTTGCTCGCCAGCAGCAGCGAATATCCCGATCGCCTGAGCCTGAGCTGCAACCCGGACATCACCCTCGACCTGTTCCCGATGATCGCCAAACGCCGGGCGGCGGGGGAGACCATTCTGCTAGTCGGTCAGGTGCATACCGAGTTGCCGTACATGCCGGGCGACGCCGAAGTCGATATCGACACCTTTGACCTGCTGATCGACGAGAAGGACAACAGCACGCTGTTTTCCACGCCGAACATGCCCGTCGGCTTTCAGGATCATTTCATCGGCCTGCACGCCAGCACATTGGTGCGCGACGGCGGCACCTTGCAGATCGGCATCGGTTCGATGGGCGATGCGCTGACTGCCGCGTTGTTGGCGCGTCAGGCTGATAATGCCGGCTACCGGGAGTTGCTGGCCGATGTGAATCTCAGCCAGTGGGCGCAACTGATCGAACGCGAGGGCGGTATCGAGCCGTTCGCCAAAGGCCTTTACGGCTGCAGCGAGATGTTCGTCAACGGCCTGCTGGTGCTGGCGGACGCCGGGATCATCCGGCGCAAGGTCTACCCGGACGTGCAGACCCAGGAACAGGCCAACGCCGGCACCCTCGACGAGGCGGCGCAAACCGACGGCATATCAGTGCACGGCGGTTTCTTCCTCGGGCCTCGCAGTTTCTATGAGCGCTTGCGTGAGCTGCCCCACAGCAAACGCCTTGAATTCAACATGACTCGCATCAGCTATATCAACGAGCTGTATGGTCAGGAAGAACTCAAACGCCTGCAGCGTCTTGATGCGCGTTTCATCAACACTGTGTTCACCATGACCCTGCTCGGCGCGGGTGTAGCGGATCAACTGCAGGATGGTCGGGTGCTGAGCGGCGTCGGCGGGCAATACAACTTCGTCGCTCAGGGCCATGCGCTGCACGATGCGCGGTCGATCCTGCTGCTGCGCAGTTGGCGCGAATCCGGTGGCGATGTCAGTTCGAACATTGTCTGGGAATATGGCCACTGCACGATTCCACGGCACCTGCGCGACATCGTGGTGACCGAGTACGGCATCGCCGATCTGCGCGGCAAGTCGGATGCGGTGGTGATCGAAGCGTTGCTCAATATCAGCGACTCGCGCTTCCAGCAGGGCCTGATCGAGCAGGCGCAGAAGGTCGGCAAGCTGCCGAAGGATTTCCGCCTCGATCCGCGCTTTACCGACAACACCCCGCAACGCTTGCAGGCGATTGCCGCGCGGCATCCGAACCTGTTTCCGGAGTATCCGCTGGGCTGCGATTTCAACGAGGTCGAGAAGGATCTGTTGCGGGCGCTGAACTGGCTCAAGAGCAAGTTCAAGCTGACGGAGATTCTGGAGTTGGGCAAGGCAGCACTGGATGCGCCGGAGGCTTCGCTGTATCCGGAGCATCTGGCGCGCATGCAGCTCACCCACCCGGAAGGCCTGAAGGAAGACCTGTTTCAGCGGTTGTTGCTCACTGGCCTCAAAGCCACCGCACAATAA
- a CDS encoding c-type cytochrome, with protein sequence MKMLAAPATVLALWAVSAQAATNDDIAKRLEPVGQVCVQGQECKGMEVAASAGGGGGAKTPDEVIAKHCNACHGTGLLGAPKIGDAAAWKDRADHQGGLDGLLAKAITGLNSMPPKGTCADCSDDELKGAIQKMSGLK encoded by the coding sequence ATGAAAATGCTGGCTGCACCAGCAACCGTACTGGCCCTCTGGGCTGTCAGCGCTCAAGCTGCGACGAATGACGACATTGCCAAACGCCTCGAGCCTGTCGGCCAGGTGTGTGTTCAAGGGCAAGAGTGCAAGGGGATGGAAGTCGCCGCTTCGGCAGGCGGCGGTGGCGGCGCCAAGACGCCGGACGAAGTGATTGCCAAACATTGCAACGCTTGCCACGGCACCGGCCTGCTGGGCGCACCGAAAATCGGTGACGCGGCAGCCTGGAAAGACCGTGCCGATCACCAGGGCGGCCTCGACGGCCTGCTCGCCAAAGCCATCACCGGCCTGAACTCGATGCCTCCGAAAGGCACCTGCGCCGATTGCTCGGATGACGAGCTGAAGGGCGCTATCCAGAAGATGTCCGGCCTGAAATAA
- a CDS encoding cupin domain-containing protein has product MDVGERLQSIRKLKGLSQRELAKRAGVTNSTISMIEKNSVSPSISSLRKVLGGIPMSMVEFFSEEILQEKPTQIVYKANELIDISDGAVTMKLVGRAHPSRAIAFLNEIYPPGADTGEEMLTHEGEETGILVEGRLELVVGLETFILEAGDSYYFESTKPHRFRNPFDAPARLISAATPANF; this is encoded by the coding sequence TTGGACGTCGGTGAACGACTGCAATCGATCCGCAAGCTCAAAGGGCTTTCCCAGCGTGAACTCGCCAAGCGCGCGGGCGTCACCAACAGCACCATTTCGATGATCGAAAAGAACAGCGTCAGCCCTTCGATCAGTTCGCTGAGGAAGGTGCTGGGCGGGATTCCCATGTCCATGGTCGAGTTCTTTTCCGAAGAAATCCTTCAGGAAAAACCGACCCAGATCGTCTACAAGGCCAACGAGCTGATCGACATTTCCGACGGTGCCGTGACCATGAAACTGGTCGGCCGTGCTCATCCGAGCCGGGCCATCGCGTTCCTCAATGAAATCTACCCGCCGGGCGCCGACACTGGCGAAGAAATGCTCACCCATGAAGGCGAGGAAACCGGGATTCTGGTGGAAGGTCGTCTGGAGCTGGTGGTGGGTCTTGAAACTTTTATCCTCGAAGCCGGCGACAGCTACTACTTTGAAAGTACCAAGCCGCATCGTTTCCGTAATCCGTTCGACGCACCGGCGCGACTAATCAGCGCAGCCACACCGGCGAACTTTTAA
- the alr gene encoding alanine racemase, with protein MRPARALIDLEALRHNYRIAREVTGAKALAVIKADAYGHGAVRCAQALEAEADGFAVACIEEALELRAAGIRAPVLLLEGFFEADELALIVEHDFWCVVHSLWQLEAIEQAALSKPITVWLKLDSGMHRVGLHPKDYPAAYQRLLASGKVAKVVLMSHFARADELHEQSSADQVAVFEAARQGLAAEVSLRNSPAVLGWPQIHSDWVRPGIMLYGATPFEEANAVAERLQPVMTLESKVISVRELPAGEPVGYGAKFITDKPMRIGVVAMGYADGYPRQAPTGTPVLVAGKRSRILGRVSMDMLCIDLTDVPEAGLGSTVELWGKNILASDVAKWADTIPYQIFCNLRRVPRLYSEG; from the coding sequence ATGCGTCCTGCCCGTGCCCTGATCGATCTAGAAGCCCTGCGTCACAACTACCGTATCGCCCGTGAAGTCACCGGTGCCAAGGCACTCGCGGTGATCAAGGCCGATGCCTACGGCCACGGCGCAGTGCGTTGCGCCCAGGCGTTGGAGGCTGAGGCGGACGGCTTCGCGGTGGCGTGTATCGAAGAGGCCCTGGAACTGCGTGCCGCCGGGATTCGTGCGCCGGTGCTGTTGCTCGAAGGCTTTTTCGAGGCCGACGAGCTGGCGCTGATCGTCGAGCACGATTTCTGGTGCGTGGTGCATTCGCTGTGGCAGCTCGAAGCCATCGAGCAGGCCGCGTTGAGCAAACCGATCACCGTGTGGCTGAAGCTCGATTCGGGCATGCACCGCGTCGGCCTGCATCCGAAGGATTACCCGGCGGCTTACCAGCGTCTGCTGGCCAGCGGCAAGGTGGCGAAAGTCGTGCTGATGAGCCACTTCGCCCGGGCCGATGAGCTGCACGAGCAAAGCAGTGCCGATCAGGTTGCCGTGTTCGAGGCTGCGCGTCAGGGCCTGGCCGCCGAAGTCAGCCTGCGCAACTCGCCGGCGGTGCTGGGCTGGCCGCAGATTCACAGCGACTGGGTGCGCCCGGGCATCATGCTCTACGGCGCCACCCCGTTCGAAGAAGCCAACGCCGTGGCTGAGCGCCTGCAACCGGTGATGACCCTGGAATCGAAAGTCATCAGCGTGCGCGAACTGCCGGCCGGCGAACCGGTGGGTTACGGCGCAAAATTCATCACCGACAAACCGATGCGCATCGGCGTGGTCGCCATGGGTTACGCCGACGGTTATCCGCGCCAGGCGCCGACCGGCACGCCGGTGCTGGTGGCCGGCAAGCGCAGTCGCATATTGGGCCGGGTTTCGATGGACATGCTCTGCATCGACCTGACCGACGTACCGGAAGCCGGCCTGGGTTCGACCGTCGAGCTGTGGGGCAAGAACATCCTCGCCAGCGACGTGGCGAAGTGGGCGGACACCATTCCGTACCAGATCTTCTGCAACCTGCGTCGGGTGCCAAGGCTCTATTCCGAGGGTTGA
- a CDS encoding RidA family protein yields the protein MAIQRQLTNERMSQIVSHNGIVYLAGQVGDDFNAGVEQQTRDVLANIERLLDLAGTDKQHLLSATIYLNDIEAHFAGMNSVWDQWLPKGAAPARATVEAKMAKPSILVEISIVAALP from the coding sequence ATGGCAATCCAGCGCCAGCTCACCAATGAGCGCATGAGTCAGATCGTCAGCCACAACGGCATCGTGTATCTGGCCGGGCAGGTCGGTGACGACTTCAACGCCGGAGTCGAACAACAGACCCGCGACGTGCTCGCCAATATCGAGCGTCTGCTGGATCTGGCCGGGACTGACAAGCAGCATCTGCTGTCGGCGACGATCTACCTGAACGACATCGAGGCGCACTTTGCCGGAATGAATTCGGTGTGGGACCAGTGGCTGCCCAAGGGCGCCGCCCCGGCCCGTGCCACCGTTGAAGCGAAGATGGCCAAGCCGAGCATTCTGGTGGAAATCTCCATCGTCGCCGCGTTGCCGTAA